Proteins found in one Candidatus Limnocylindrales bacterium genomic segment:
- the gltX gene encoding glutamate--tRNA ligase → MSVINPVRVRFAPSPTGYLHIGNARTALFNWLFARHHHGTFILRIEDTDIERSTQESDRLILEDMKWLGLDYDEGPDKGGAFGPYRQSMRLHLYREYAQKLVDAGKAYPCFCTEEELEAEKQKLLAAGRMPVYGGKCRNLSPKEVEERKAAGIPFALRFKVDPWGSVGFQDWVRGEVVFEKQYIGDFVILRSDGIAPYNFAVVIDDALMQITHVIRGEDHISNTPRQLLLYEALGFQPPQFAHLSMILGPDHTRLSKRHGATSVAQYREAGYLPEALINYLALLGWTPESGQEIISREEMIRQFSLKRVSKSAAIFDIKKLNWMSGNYIRNEDIKKLSSLALPYYQRAGMVSNQPTSEELSKLERVIQVTRGYVETLAQLPEHARIFYTSWLEWSEEAKEILKTDSAQRVIEVLREELQGMKEITPDTFKNLLAYLKAKTGSGGKNLYLPVRAALTGQTHGPELYQLMDILGKEECLKRLDLALQLAKA, encoded by the coding sequence ATGTCTGTAATCAATCCGGTTCGAGTCCGTTTCGCTCCCAGCCCTACCGGCTATTTACATATTGGAAATGCCAGGACGGCGCTTTTCAACTGGTTATTTGCCCGGCATCATCACGGAACTTTTATTCTCCGTATTGAGGATACCGATATCGAACGCTCAACTCAGGAGTCAGATCGGTTGATTTTAGAAGACATGAAGTGGTTGGGCTTGGATTATGATGAAGGGCCAGATAAAGGGGGCGCCTTCGGTCCCTACCGGCAGTCTATGCGGCTTCACCTGTATCGGGAGTATGCCCAAAAACTCGTAGATGCCGGGAAAGCCTATCCTTGTTTTTGTACAGAGGAAGAGCTGGAAGCCGAAAAACAAAAGTTGCTGGCAGCCGGCCGGATGCCGGTATATGGTGGAAAATGCCGAAATTTAAGCCCAAAAGAGGTTGAAGAAAGAAAAGCCGCAGGGATCCCTTTTGCCCTGCGTTTTAAAGTCGACCCTTGGGGAAGTGTAGGATTTCAGGATTGGGTTCGGGGTGAAGTCGTTTTTGAAAAGCAATATATTGGAGACTTTGTCATTCTTCGCTCCGATGGTATAGCTCCCTATAACTTTGCAGTGGTTATCGACGATGCCTTGATGCAGATTACCCATGTTATTCGGGGAGAGGATCATATCTCCAACACACCCCGACAACTCCTCCTGTATGAAGCCCTGGGATTTCAACCCCCTCAATTTGCCCATCTTTCCATGATCCTGGGTCCTGATCATACCCGGCTGAGTAAACGGCATGGAGCTACCTCTGTGGCTCAATATCGAGAAGCAGGCTATCTACCGGAGGCCTTAATCAATTACCTGGCCTTACTGGGATGGACTCCGGAATCCGGACAAGAGATTATCTCCCGGGAGGAGATGATCCGTCAATTCTCCCTTAAACGGGTATCGAAAAGTGCGGCCATTTTTGATATAAAAAAGCTAAACTGGATGAGTGGGAATTATATTCGAAACGAAGATATTAAAAAGCTGAGTTCTCTGGCTCTTCCTTATTATCAAAGGGCAGGGATGGTATCTAACCAGCCTACTTCAGAAGAGCTCTCTAAACTGGAAAGGGTCATCCAAGTCACCCGGGGGTATGTGGAAACCCTCGCTCAACTTCCGGAACATGCCAGGATTTTTTACACTTCCTGGCTAGAATGGAGTGAGGAGGCTAAAGAAATTTTGAAAACCGATTCTGCCCAAAGGGTTATCGAAGTCCTGCGGGAGGAACTTCAAGGAATGAAGGAAATAACTCCGGATACGTTTAAGAATCTCCTGGCTTACCTAAAAGCAAAAACAGGAAGCGGGGGTAAAAATCTCTACCTGCCTGTTCGGGCCGCTTTAACCGGACAAACCCACGGTCCTGAATTATATCAACTCATGGATATTCTCGGTAAAGAGGAATGTTTAAAACGGCTGGACCTTGCACTACAGCTTGCAAAGGCATAG